In the Topomyia yanbarensis strain Yona2022 chromosome 3, ASM3024719v1, whole genome shotgun sequence genome, one interval contains:
- the LOC131691926 gene encoding G2/mitotic-specific cyclin-B, with translation MTTQFRIAKTDENDAARVQAKKMLKEPTLGKRAVLGELGNKVLKNIDIGKGKGGISLKQIDSSLKQTDSSFKHVKARVDSHWKKNDSNATVLPAGKPVTRSDSLKSLHNAGLNAAVRQSGTAKTTASVKPKVVHVTKGAEIKKVKIVNLKREESRLSRRSLNKLKLIRKQSDSSSSTSAESSSQDDVCTQEYDSPDTHSHKLLEGIENIDINDDWNPMLVSDYVNDIYKYLNELEDAFSLKENFLEGHKQINHKMRTILIDWINEVHYQFKLEIDTYHMTVSIIDRYLQLVTDTQKKDLQLVGVTAMFIASKYEELFPPDISDFAYITDDTYKKRQILDMEKKMVKVLDFHLGKPLPTHFLRRFSKAAKVVEKHHSAGKYLIELASIDYSTAHFKPSEIAAAALYISLYLFPLENCSGQKVWTKTLEYYTKYTVESLVPIVQRLAKLVKNVPNMKVQAVYTKYHSSKFDKISTQPEFQGTAINKLIEGQLAP, from the exons ATGACCACACAATTTCGCATTGCCAAAACGGATGAG AATGACGCCGCCAGAGTACAGGCGAAGAAAATGCTAAAAGAACCGACACTTGGTAAAAGAGCCGTGTtgggagaactcggtaataaagtattgaaaaatattgacatcgGCAAGGGAAAGGGTGGAATCTCGTTGAAACAAATTGATTCTTCCCTCAAGCAAACAGATTCCTCCTTTAAACATGTCAAGGCTCGAGTCGATTCACACTGGAAGAAAAACGACAGCAATGCTACCGTTCTCCCAGCTGGTAAACCAGTTACACGCTCCGATTCTCTGAAAAGCCTACACAACGCAGGTTTGAATGCAGCGGTCAGACAGTCCGGTACGGCTAAAACAACGGCCAGCGTCAAGCCCAAAGTTGTCCACGTAACCAAGGGTGCTGAAATCAAAAAGGTGAAAATTGTAAATTTAAAACGAGAGGAAAGCCGGCTCAGTCGCCGTTCTCTGAACAAATTGAAACTGATCAGAAAGCAATCTGACTCTTCGTCCTCTACATCTGCTGAAAGCAGTTCCCAGGATGATGTTTGCACTCAAGAG TATGATTCGCCTGATACTCATTCTCACAAACTGCTAGAAGGAAttgaaaacattgacatcaatgaTGACTGGAATCCAATGTTGGTGTCGGACTACGTTAACGATATCTATAAGTATTTGAACGAACTGGAAGATGCCTTTTCCCTGAAAGAGAATTTCCTCGAAGGTCATAAGCAG ATCAACCATAAAATGCGAACAATTCTCATTGATTGGATCAACGAAGTGCATTATCAATTTAAACTAGAAATCGATACCTATCATATGACTGTCTCTATAATCGATAGATATTTGCAg CTAGTAACCGACACCCAAAAGAAAGATCTCCAACTTGTAGGAGTCACAGCCATGTTCATCGCTTCCAAATACGAGGAATTGTTTCCACCAGATATCAGTGATTTTGCCTACATCACCGACGACACGTACAAGAAGCGACAGATACTTGACATGGAGAAAAAGATGGTAAAAGTGTTAGACTTTCATCTCGGAAAACCACTGCCGACGCACTTTTTGCGACGCTTTTCGAAGGCCGCCAAGGTAGTGGAAAAGCATCATTCGGCGGGGAAGTATCTTATCGAATTGGCCAGCATCGATTACAGTACGGCCCACTTCAAACCGTCCGAG ATTGCTGCTGCCGCGTTGTACATATCGCTGTATCTGTTTCCACTAGAAAACTGCTCCGGGCAGAAGGTGTGGACCAAGACACTAGAATACTACACTAAATACACGGTCGAAAGTTTGGTTCCGATTGTTCAGCGGCTAGCAAAGCTGGTTAAAAATGTGCCCAACATGAAGGTTCAAGCCGTCTATACTAAGTATCATTCGAGCAAGTTTGATAAAATTTCCACCCAACCGGAATTTCAAGGAACCGCAATTAACAAATTAATAGAGGGTCAACTGGCGCCCTAA